In Geobacter anodireducens, a genomic segment contains:
- a CDS encoding phosphoesterase, which translates to MVRHLMGAMVAASVLVTLTAATAAAEDMPWSGEFLGREARTLRDEAAAFVTAPFGIDNGALWGTLAVAGAVGVLSQFDEDIRDEVTGTRGRTLDRVTDAGSLVGNPVIHLGVAGAVYGGGLLAGSPRWRDAGLMMGEAALLADAATLVLKQAIGRARPLTGKGSGTFRPLSLESDYDSMPSMHTASSFALASVITSTSGSVPVGVASYATAAFVGFSRMQEGKHWASDVLLGAAIGELAGRIVTRYHAGGGNLVLVPAVADGAATLALVGKF; encoded by the coding sequence ATGGTTCGACACCTTATGGGGGCGATGGTTGCGGCGTCCGTTCTGGTGACGCTCACGGCAGCTACGGCAGCAGCGGAGGATATGCCCTGGTCGGGTGAATTCCTGGGCCGGGAGGCACGGACGCTCCGCGACGAGGCCGCCGCTTTCGTAACGGCACCCTTCGGCATCGATAACGGTGCCCTGTGGGGAACCCTGGCCGTGGCGGGAGCAGTGGGAGTCCTGTCGCAGTTCGACGAGGATATCCGTGACGAGGTGACAGGAACGCGCGGCCGGACTCTCGACCGGGTCACCGATGCCGGCAGTCTCGTGGGTAACCCGGTCATTCATCTGGGAGTGGCGGGTGCCGTTTACGGTGGCGGACTGCTGGCCGGTTCCCCCCGCTGGCGGGATGCGGGGCTCATGATGGGCGAGGCGGCGCTCCTGGCAGATGCCGCAACGCTGGTGCTCAAGCAGGCCATCGGCCGCGCCCGGCCCCTGACGGGCAAGGGATCGGGGACCTTTCGTCCGTTGTCATTGGAATCAGACTACGATTCCATGCCCTCCATGCATACGGCCAGCTCCTTTGCACTGGCTTCGGTCATCACGTCCACATCCGGGAGCGTGCCGGTAGGTGTCGCATCCTATGCCACCGCCGCCTTTGTGGGGTTTTCCCGCATGCAAGAGGGAAAGCACTGGGCCAGCGACGTGCTCCTGGGGGCCGCCATCGGTGAACTGGCCGGCAGGATCGTCACCCGTTACCACGCCGGCGGCGGAAATCTGGTGCTTGTGCCGGCAGTGGCGGACGGCGCTGCCACCCTTGCCCTGGTAGGGAAATTTTAG
- a CDS encoding HAD family hydrolase, which produces MLSAVIFDFDGIIVDTEPLHYRAFQAILEPMGFGYSWEAYVEVYMGYDDRDAFREAFRVRGADLEDRELEGLIARKAAAFQGIIASGVTPYPGVVELIRSIRASRPLALCSGALRSDILPILEGLGLSNSFDVMVTADEVSASKPDPASYALAVRRLTTTFPDRQIRPNTCIAIEDTPAGIASATGAGIGVLAVTNSYPAVRLGGARRVVDSLADVSLDDLAALTGQE; this is translated from the coding sequence ATGCTGTCTGCCGTCATCTTCGATTTCGACGGGATCATCGTCGATACCGAACCGCTTCACTACCGGGCGTTCCAGGCCATTCTCGAGCCGATGGGGTTCGGCTATTCCTGGGAGGCCTACGTGGAGGTCTACATGGGCTATGACGACCGGGACGCCTTCCGGGAAGCGTTCCGGGTGCGGGGCGCGGACCTGGAAGACCGCGAACTCGAAGGTCTCATCGCCCGCAAGGCGGCTGCGTTCCAAGGGATCATCGCTTCCGGCGTCACGCCCTATCCGGGGGTTGTCGAACTGATCAGGAGCATCAGGGCCAGTCGCCCCCTGGCGCTTTGCAGCGGCGCCCTCCGCTCGGACATTCTGCCGATTCTGGAGGGGCTCGGTCTTTCGAATAGTTTTGACGTCATGGTCACCGCCGACGAGGTGTCGGCCAGCAAACCCGACCCGGCCAGCTACGCCCTGGCGGTGCGGCGGCTGACAACGACCTTTCCCGATCGGCAGATCCGGCCGAACACATGCATCGCGATAGAAGACACGCCGGCCGGCATCGCCTCGGCCACGGGGGCCGGGATCGGTGTCCTTGCCGTCACCAACAGCTATCCCGCCGTGCGGCTCGGTGGTGCCCGCAGGGTCGTTGACTCCCTGGCCGATGTGAGCCTTGACGACCTGGCGGCATTGACCGGCCAGGAGTAA
- a CDS encoding peptidase M23, with the protein MIQGHTVRIIMLAALVGVTAPERSRADIYRFVDADGVECFTDAPMNGKASLYLREKKAARPVTRRTVPHHLRATGITGASPAISPTTPFPPDASAAPPVQGRITSLVGLRHDPIDGTMREHRGIDIAVPEGTPVRAIAPGRVAFAGSRPGYGTMVILEHPDGIITLYAHNSMNAVAEGTTVSAGDTIALSGSTGRSTGPHLHFEAWRGDMNVTSSYLPGARGDRIGTAPTPRAADTIRKILQADGTILLTNH; encoded by the coding sequence ATGATCCAGGGACACACGGTGCGTATCATCATGCTCGCTGCGCTGGTGGGGGTGACTGCTCCCGAACGGTCACGGGCCGACATTTACCGGTTCGTGGATGCGGACGGCGTGGAATGTTTCACCGACGCCCCCATGAACGGCAAGGCGTCGCTCTATCTGCGCGAAAAAAAGGCAGCCCGGCCCGTCACCCGCCGCACTGTTCCGCACCACCTGCGGGCGACCGGCATCACCGGGGCATCTCCCGCAATCAGCCCGACCACCCCGTTCCCGCCAGACGCATCCGCGGCGCCTCCGGTCCAGGGGAGGATAACCTCCCTGGTGGGGCTGCGCCACGATCCCATCGACGGCACCATGCGCGAACACCGGGGCATTGACATCGCCGTGCCCGAGGGGACCCCGGTCAGGGCCATCGCACCGGGGCGCGTGGCCTTTGCGGGCAGTCGGCCGGGCTACGGCACCATGGTGATCCTTGAGCACCCGGACGGCATCATCACCCTCTACGCCCACAACTCCATGAATGCGGTGGCTGAAGGGACAACCGTCTCCGCCGGAGATACCATCGCCCTCTCCGGCTCCACGGGGAGATCCACCGGGCCCCACCTCCACTTCGAAGCCTGGCGGGGCGACATGAACGTCACATCATCCTATCTGCCCGGCGCCCGGGGCGATCGGATCGGCACCGCCCCTACCCCCCGCGCCGCGGACACCATCCGCAAGATCCTCCAGGCCGACGGAACCATACTGCTGACCAACCACTGA